In Lentibacillus sp. JNUCC-1, the genomic window TGTGGTCTGTCTGCCGCATATAGGTTCCGCGAGTTATGAAACGCGTTGGGAGATGCTCAAGCTATGTCTCGATAATATCAAAGCGGTTTTGAACGGTAATGACGCGCTCACACCGGTCAAATAAAAAACCAGGCGTTCGTTTTGAACGCCTGGACATTTAAAAGACCTGTTCGATTTCTCTCACACCGGGAACTTCAGCCATCAAGGCGCGCTCGATACCGGCTTTCAATGTGATGGTTGAGCTGGGACAGTTGCCGCAAGCGCCCATCAGACGAAGAAGTACAATTCCATCTTCATCAACATCAACGAGTTCTACGTCTCCTCCATCACGAAGCAAAAATGGACGTAATTTATTCAAAACTTCCTGTACTTGTTCCTGCATATGTCATCTTCTCCCTTCCGCTTAATATAGTATAGGATGATCTGCAGAAAAAATCTATGTCTAATTGAGAACATCAATCAATTGGTTACTTTCATTTTAACTTTAAACGCAGATTTTGTAAAATGAAATTGATGGGTTTTTCCGGAATACCGGTAAAATAAATAAAGGGGACAGCAAAATGACAAGTTCAATATTGATTACAGTGTATGGGGCTGAACAAATCTGTGCCAGCTGTGTCGGTGCACCAGGATCTAAAGATACCTACGAGTGGCTGCAAGCCGCAATTGGCCGCAAATATGAGGACGATCATATCGCTTATGAATACGTAGATATCGATCAGCCTCAAAACGATGAACAGCACCATGCGTTTGTGGAACGTATTTTTGACGAGGATTTGTTTTATCCCATTGTGTTTGTTAATAATGAAATGGTTGCAGAGGGCATACCACGCTTGAAAGAAGTTTATAAAGAACTTGATGCTTCTGGGCTAAGCAGAAATAATTGAAGTATCCGCTAGGTTGGTTGTATACTTGATAGAGAAAGAAATCGTACAAAAAGGAGGTAGTTGCATTGGCATTGCCATTTACATTAACAGACAGTGCAAGGGATCAAGTACGTGAAATGATGAAAGAAGAAGAAAATGATGTCCGGTTGCGCTTTGGCATTCAGGGCGGTGGCTGCAGCGGCTTGTCCTACAGCCTCGGTTTTGATGATGAAATAAACGAAGACTTGGATTTAACAGAAGATATAAATGGAATTCCAGTCGTTATATTTAAGCAGGATATTCCTATTATAGAAGGTACAAAAATTGACTTTAAGCAAAATATGATGGGTGGCGGGTTCGCAATTGATAACCCGAACGCCATCGTTAATTGTGGCTGCGGGTCTTCTTTCCGGGCAAAAGACAAAGAAGGCACGCCAGAAAAATGTTAATACCATACAAAAAGAACCGGTGCTAAAGCATCGGTTCTTTCTTAATAATTAAGGCGCTTCTGCTTTTTAACGTCCAGCTCCAGCGCCTATCCCCTCGAGTCATAAGCAATACCGCTACGTGGCAAAGACCGCCACTGCGCGTTCTTGCTTATGATATTCGGGGATGACCAAGGCGCTTCCGCTTTTGATCCTAAAACATGCTGGTTGAGTGTTTTGGTTGTATACGTGCTTTGGGATCGATGTATTGTTTGGCGTTGTTAATGGCAGTTGGTCCTTCTCCAAATCCTGTGGCAATCAATTTTACTTTCCCAGGATATGTGGTGATATCTCCTGCAGCATAAATTCCGGGAATGTTGGTCTCCATTTTAGTGTTGACAACAATGCTGTTTTTATCGATTTCCAATCCCCAGTCTTTGATTGGACCAAGCGTTGAGACAAACCCATAATTACATAACACAGCATCGACATCTAAGGTGATCTTGTCATCGCCCTTAACTTCTTCAAGCTTCAGCTGATTAATTTGATCGGTTCCGGAAACATCAATCGGTACATAAGGGGTAAGGATATTAACAGTCGAGTCCATTAGTTGGGCCACACTGCTTTCATGTGCTCTGAAAGAATCACGACGGTGAATCAAGGTGACTTTTTTAGCAATGGGTTCCAACATCAAGGCCCAGTCCACAGCCGAATCGCCACCGCCTAGTAATGCCACATGTTTATCCTTGTAATGGTTCATGTCTTTCACATGATAATGCAAATTGATATCTTCAAATTGTTCTGAGCCTTCAATCTTAAGGCGTCTGGGCTGGAATGCGCCATTTCCGGCTGTGATAATGATGGTTTTTGTGAAATGTTTGTCACCCGTATTGGATGTGAGTTCAAATGTTCCATCCTCATGTTTAACCACTGTTTCGATGGCCTGGCCGAGCACAATATCCGGATTGAATAAACGTGCTTGTTCCTCTAGGTTGTCGATCAGTTCTTGGGCGCGAACTTTCGGAAAACCAGCTACGTCATATATATACTTCTCGGGATACAGAGCTGTCAATTGGCCGCCTGTGTGAGGCAAGCTTTCAATGATTTTGACACTGGCCTGGCGCATACCGCCATAAAACGCGGTAAATAAACCGGTGGGCCCCGCTCCGAGAATGGTTATATCGTATATTTTATCTGTCATGGTCTGTCCCCTCCATTAATAACATATAGAAAGAAAACGACTCTTTCTGTCTTGCATCCACAAATATAGTATCATAAAAATGCATGGCATTGCATTGTTCGTGAGTTGTAAACAACGAAAGACGTTAGGTTTAATTGTGGAAAAACTTAAAAAGGGGTTGCATCAGACGTCTGAACAAGCTAATATATTTATGGTTAAAGTATTACAGTTTGGTTACAGAGTCGCCATGATTTTTGATCGACAGTTCATTAGCGACTGTTTATACGTGAACACACTCACAAGAATAGGGTAAATAGACATATAAAATAGAGATAGATAGGTGATTTAACAGTGAAGAATCCAAGCATTGTCATTTTAGGTGCGGGTTATGGGGAATCATGACCGCAGTCAAACTGCAGAAAGCTCTTGGAATTAATGAAGCACAGATTACATTGGTCAACAAACACGATTATCACTATCAGACGACTTGGCTCCATGAGAATGCGGCTGGCACCAGGCATCATGACCAGACTCGGATCCCTATCCAGGAAGTTGTTAATCTAAGTAAAATAAAATTTGTTCAGGACACAGTGATTTCGATTAAGCCAGATTCAAATAAGGTAAAACTTGCTTCAGATGAACTCGATTACGATATCCTCGTGATCGGCCTTGGTTTTGAATCAGCTACATTCGGAATACCTGGTCTCGAAGAAAATGCCTTCATGATCAACAATATAAATACTGCCCGTTTATTGCGCGAACACATTGATTACAACTTTGCCATGTATCATAATGAAGCGGAGAAAAATGATGGTCGTTTGAATATTGTGATAGGTGGCGGGGTTTTACTGGAATTGAATTTGCAGGAGAGCTGGCTAACCGAATTCCTAGGTTATGCCGGGAATATGATATTGATCCAGCCAAGGTAAGAATGATTACTATAGAAGGCGCACCAAATATAATGCCTGGGTTTGATCCTCAGCTTGCAGAATATGCCATGAATTCCCTGGAAGCTCGGGGTGTTGAATTTATCACAGGCGCCATGCTGAAATCATGCGAAAAAGATAAAGTTGTATATGAAAAAGATGGCATGAGTGAAGAAATTCCAACCTTAACAACCGTTTGGGCTGCAGGTGTAAGAGCCAATTCTATTGTGGAGAAATCCGGATTTAAAACAAACCGCGGCAAAGTTGAAGTTTGTGGGGATATGCGCACACCAGAGTATGATAATGTGTTCGTAGTCGGAGATTGTGCTTTAATTATGAACGAAGCATCCGGAAGGCCGTATCCGCCGACAGCTCAGATTGCCATTCAGGAAGCAGAAACCGCAGCACGGAATATAAAAGCATTGGTGCGCGGTGGGGATATGGAAACTTTTGAACCCAACCTCAAAGGGACTGTTGCATCACTCGGACACGATGATGCCATCGGTGTAATCTTTAAAGATACAAAGATATTCGGCTGGAAAGCAACATTTATGAAAAAAGTGATTGATAATCGTTATTTACTCAAACTTGGCGGCCCGAGTCTTATGTTGAAAAAAGGAAAGTTCAATATTTTTTACTAAAGATCTTTAAGCAAAGGCACAGAGAGGATGCCTTTGCTTTTTCGGGCTAATAAGATACACTATAGGGTGGATAAACAGGAGGGAACGACATGATTCAGGCATTTGTTGAAGTGATCTTATTTTTTGTGATGTTTTTTGGACTGGCATTTATTTTAAATATGCTGTTGCGGCGTACTTGGCTGATGTCAGGACTTTATATTATTATCATTATCATTATGATCGACGGGGTATCGACTATTGAATATTTCACCAATCCAAAATCAACTTTCAGTATCGCATGGGATAAACTGACAGGCATTGGCGCATTTGATTATATTGTGTTTTTGGCAGGTTTTATAGGGACGATCGTCTCGGGTATTGTCATTAAAAAACTAAGAAAAAGTGGCTATCAGATGTTTTAAATGAATAAAAGTGCTTCGTTTAGGGGATGATACATCAGAGAGGTGTTTTCATTGATAAAAACGAAGCATTTTTTAAAGCATTGTTTAATGATCGGATTATTCTTTGCAGCGCTCTATTCTACATTTATGTTTGTAACCAATATGTCCCTTTCAGATGTTCATACCTTCATGAACACAGAAAAAGGTGAAGAAGAAATTGCTGCAACGCCAACTGCTGCTTCAAAAGATAGAGATATAGCTTTACAGCTTAAAAATGTAAAAGCAGATAGCTCGGGCCAAGGAATGGACAAGCCTAAAACCCTTGAGGACACAATCGACTTATCGGGATACCCACGTGACCGAGTCATTGCCACTGGGTATACGGCAGGTGCTGAATCAACTGGAAAAACGTCAGACCACCCACAATACGGTATTACGTATTCAGGACTCGAAGTCGAACGTAACATTTATTCAACAATAGCAGCTGACTTGGACGTATATCCTTTAGGGACCATACTTTTTATCCCAGGTTATGGATATGGTGTGGTGGCAGATAAGGGCTCAGCAATCCAAGGGAATAAAATAGATCTTTATTACCCTACAGTTAAAGAAGTATTTGCCAATTGGGGCAAGAGAGAACTAGATGTCTATGTGATTGAAATGGGAGATGGCGATTTAACGGAAGAAACATTTAATAAACTGAATGAAACAGAAGCGTTGCAAGTATTTCGAGAACAGATTATTAATCCTTAAAAAAATGATTGAACAAAATGTGGCTTAAAAGACTTCGTGTTTGCGAGGCCGTTGAAGATCAGAAAAAACCCGAAACTGTCCATAATAAAGTGGAGGTGTTCGGGTTTTTTATGCAATCATTTTTTAGTATAAGTTATACAATAAAAAAGCGAGTATAATTCCGGAGATACTTCCAAAAAAAACTTCTATAGGCTGGTGACCGAGCAGCTCTTTTAATTCTTTGCGTTTTTCATAAGCTTCTTTTCGCTGCCAGTCTTTTGCTTCGCCGACAAAATATTGGAAATCCCTGATCAGCTGGTTAAGCAAAATGGCGTGCTCGCCTGCTTGCCTACGAACTCCCGAGGCATCAAACATAATAATAATGCTAAAGACACATGACACGGCAAACAACGTAGAGGAGACACCGTCGATGATCCCGATTCCTGTTGTAAGAGCTGAAACAGCTGCCGAATGGCTGCTGGGCATCCCGCCTGTGCTGAAAGCAAGCCCCGGCTTGAATTCATGGGTAACAATTAAGCGAATTGGTATTTTGACAACTTGGGCAAAAACGATTGCAGACAAAGCTGCAATTAAGGGGAAATTGAGTATTAAATCCATCTGTGTTGCAACATCCTTTCTGTGTTGCTTTTTTGTCTGACAATTGATATGTCTAGTTTAGCATATCTGAGACTTAAAGCATAACAGGTTCAGAAGGAAATGTTGATGATTTAGGCAAGTTGTTTTGTGCGTGTTTGTGTCCAATGAGTGGGCAGCCGTTTGCTGATTTGCACCATGAAAACTGCAGCAAGAACAGCCATGCCTGCGTCTTTAATAAGAAATGGAATCATACCACTCCAAGCCACTGTATAGGAAATTTCCAGATCAAGCCAGCTGTTCATGGCGAGATACATATAATTGACTCCAACCATATAGTTGATCGTTAACCCTGCAATTGCCCCGGTCATATAAATTCCAAGTGATGGTTTCTTTTTCTGCTCAGCAATCCACCCTGCAATAACAGCGACTAAAATAAATGATAAGATAAATCCCCCAGTAGGCTTAATAAGCTGTACGGGGCCTGCTTGTAAGTTGGCAAATACAGGGACGCCCGCTATGCCGATCAGAACATAGGTAAGAAGAGCCATTAAAGCCCGTTTCGCTCCCAACATCAGACCAGTAAGAATCGCAAAGAAGGTTTGCAGAGACAGTGGAACGCTCGCACCACCAATGGGTATTGCAAGGAACGGAAACCATACTGTAATGTTAGCTCCGATTGCCATTAAACATACAAAAACAGCTCCAAACGTTAAATCAACAGTTCTTAGTTTCAAGACTTCATCTCCTTTCATTACTATATTAAAAAGGAGAAACGGAACAATGTCAACCTTTATACGTAAAAGGTTAACAATCGGATAGACAAAAAAGATCCCTGCAACAGTTTGGCGAGGGATCCTTTGAAGAAGCTTATTGAATGATGGCATCCAAAGCAATTTCCATCATATCATTAAAGGTTGTTTGTCGTTCTTCTGCTGTCGTTTCTCCACCTGTCAGGATATGATCGGAAACGGTTAGAATGGATAATGCCTGACGACCATATTTAGCTGCAAGGGTGTATAGCGCTGTCGTTTCCATTTCAATTGCAAGCACCTTATAAGCGGCTAACAATTCATTCACTTCTTTGGCGTTGTCTCTGTAGAAAGTATCACTTGTGAAGACGTTTCCGACTTGAGTGCTTAACTTCTTCTCTTGGGTGAGATCATATGCTTTTTTGAGCAAATCAAAGTCTGCCAGTGGCGCGTAATCAATACCGCCAAAAATCATCTTGTTGACCTGTGAATCGGTTGTAGCACCTTGGGCCAGAATAACATCACGCACTTTGATGTCTTTTTGAATGGCGCCACAGCTGCCGACACGAATTAATTTTTTGACGTCATAACTCTGGATCAGCTCGTTGACATAGATTGAAATAGAGGGTACTCCCATACCAGTTCCCTGAACAGAAACGCGTTCCCCTTTGTACGTTCCAGTGAATCCATACATTCCGCGAACTTCATTATATTGAACAACATCGTCGAAATATTGTTCCGCTATGAATTTGGCACGGAGCGGATCTCCTGGTAAAAGTATTTTATCTGCAATTTCGCCTTTTTTTGCTCCAATATGTACACTCATTAAAATAAGCCTCCTGAAAGCTATATTGTTTTCCAAGTAAAAGATATCATAACCCATGTATAAAAACAAATAACTGCACAACCTATGAAGACGCATTATTCGTGTTCTAAATATCATAACTGTTTCATCATAGCGGAATTTGTATTATAATATACGTGTACTACTATTAAGTGAAACGGTTAACAACTTCTGTATGTACAATAATAAGATTATACTTGAGGAAGGATGGAAGTCGTCATGAAAGAACAAACATTTACAATTACTGCTGAAACAGGTGTCCACGCTCGTCCTGCCACATTGTTGGTGAATAAGGCGGGACAGTATCAGTCAGAGGTAGAGGTTTCATATAATGGCAAAACAGTTAATTTGAAGTCAATTATGGGCGTTATGTCACTGGGGATTCCTAAAGGAGCAGAAATCACTGTGAAGGTTGACGGAAACGATGAAGAAGATGCCATGAATGGCGTTGCTGAAGTGATTAAAGAACAATTGGGTGAATAACTTGCAATTAAGCCGGAGAAAATATAACTCTGGCTTTTATTTTTATCGGAAAAAGACTTTTGTGAGATGATGAGGTGAGAGTATGAAGATATCTGTTTCCAAACTGCCCGGAATTGGACAAAAAATTACGTTTAAAGCCTCTGAAGGCAGTATGCTGGTGATTGTTGTTCATCATACAGGAAAAAGAGAGTTATATTTTTTTGAAGACAGTGATCAGGATGAAGCTGATTTTGTAATGGATTTATCTCCTGATGAAACAAGGGAATTAGCTGCTCAACTGCTAGGGGCAACATACCAGCCCGCAGACATTGAAAAGATTCGAATGTTCAAGAAACAGATCATCGTTGATTACATTAAAATTACTGAGCAGTCACCGCTTATATACAAAACGATAGAGGAATCAGATATCCGCAACCATACAGGTGCTACAATTATCGGCATCGTGCATGGAGACGATGTCATTGCTATACCGGAAATCGATACGACATTAAAGCCGGGCGATGTCGTCATGGCAGTCGGCAAGGACGAGCAGATATCGGCATTGTCAAAGCTATGTAAAGGCGAAGGGTGATGCGTTTTGCTGGATAATTTGCCGATTTTGCTTGATGCCGGACTGATTTTAATTGGAATATTCCTCCTCGGCTTCTTTGCTTTAAAAGTCAAGATACCCAGTGTTGTGTTTTATATTCTATTCGGTATTTCATTAACTGGCCTTCTGGATCATAACCAGTTGCTTCACTTTTCAAGCGAAGTCGCTATTGTCTTGCTATTCTTTTTGCTGGGATTGGAATTCAGTACGAAACGTCTTGGAGACATTGCCAAGAAAATTTGGCATGCTGGTTTGCTTGACGTCGTGCTGAGTTTTGGCATAACGATGTTGATCGCAATTTTATTCGGCATGGATCTGATGACAGCCTTCTTGATCGGTGGTATTACGTACGCAACCAGCTCATCCATCACGGCAAAGCTTCTGGATGATAAAGGGCGCATGGCTAATACAGAAACAGAGTTCATGCTTGGTTTGCTTATCTTTGAAGACTTAGTTGCCCCAGTTGCAGTGGCAGTCATGATTGCTCTTTCAACCGGTGAGGCGTTTACAACTGGTGCGTTGCTGATTTTAGTTGGAAAAATAGTCGGTCTGGCCCTTGTCGCTATAGTGCTTGGCAAGACCTTATTTCTGCATTTTGAGGAATTTCTTGAGAAATTGGAAGAAGAGGATATCAAAATTGCTTTGCTTGTGGGAATTGCCATTTCTTACGGCGGGCTAGCAACATACTTAGGGCTCTCTGATGTTCTTGGCGCATTTCTTGCGGGCGTGATGCTTGCTGAGATTGGGAAAGTGGAACTGATCAAAGGTATTGTCACACCAGTAAGAGATTTGCTTTTGCCTACTTTTTTCGTTTACTTCGGGACAACCATTAGCCTTGGCGCTGGTGTTCCGATGCCTGTGTTGCTTGTGGTGTTGCTCATATGGTCAATTGTGGCAAAAGTGCTCGTTGGCATGATTGGCGGGAAGTGGTATGGGTTATCACCGCGCGTATCATTTAGAGCTGGGCTGTCCTTCTGTGCGCGTGGAGAGTTCTCGGTCGTCATCGCAAGTATAGCCGTTGGTGCGATAAAAGTATTCTCAGGTGTTTATATTGTCCTGGCCGCTTTTCTCGGCATGATTTTGTTTAACATGGCGCCGGCGATCACTACTAAAGTTTACGGTAAGCCTGTTAAGAAAAAGCAAGGCATCAAGGTTCCAGGTTCATAAACACAGCTTGAAAAGGCTGAGCCCCTTATGATGACAGGGAGCTCAGCCTTGGTCTGATATTACTTATGTGTAGTACAACTGATGGTACACGGTCTGTTCAAGATTTTCTAATGTCTGTAGCGCTTTATGGTTAAATGGTGTGTCTTTTTTGGATAGTTTGTTTTTCAGATCTTCAACTGCTTGTTTTAAAGAAGGACCATAGTCGGGAATAGCGCCTTCATAAGGATGAACCGCTGCTTTTTTAACATTCATTTTTTCATGTGGCGCCAGAGCCTTTCGTTCATGAAAAAAGACGCCCTCTGTCTGTCCATAATTGTGAATATCGCCTTGCAGCGGATGTTTTTCGACAGCGAGGACTTCCACTAAATACTGTTCTCCGCGGTCTTGTATGATTTTCCCTATGTATGTGCCGGATTTCTGATGGGCGCGTACGGTCTCTCCTGTATTAAATACTTGTGCCATTTTTCATTCCTCCTCTTGTCCATTGTGCCAGAATCCAGCCTGTTTGGCTAATGAACGATAATTTGCTATAATGATTTTGGAAGGACGTGAGTCACCATGATGGAGTTTTTGTATTTTCCTGAAGATAAAATGGAATATATACCGGCATTTATTTCATTAACGATATTTATGATTGGCGCAGTTGCGGCAATGTACTTTTTTTATAAAAAGTCCAAAAAAGATGAACAGGCGTTTAATGAAAAATTTGAGGAACAGCTGAAACAAGAAGAAAAACATTCAACATATAACGACCACAGTATACAATAGCCAGAATATCTCACTTGAGCGAAGCTTCTAACCGACAGAAGCTTCTTTTTGTTTGCTGCTTTTGTATAGATAATTACTGCGTATGCATATTAAGGCACAATATAAGTAAACTGCGAACTAACTTATGACTGCCTTATGCAGCCGCTCGGGGGAAACACTGCGCTTTCCGCGGGCGCTGCTGAGCCTCCTCGGTCTGCCGACCTCCGGGGTCTCATCGAGGCTTTGCATCCCGCGGGAGTCTCCGTGTTTCCCCCGAGCTAGGTGTGGAATGCTCACCTTCTTTCTCTTGCTTAAGCAGAACGGTTGAGGGTGTGAATGCGCATATAGGAGTTGGGATCACTTATAACCGGAAATAAATGCTCATAAGCAAACCGTGATTACGCATAAATCGGAATTAATAGCATAAGTGGACCTAGTACTAACTGCTAAAGAAGTGTTTACGTTCTTACTTGAATTTTGAGCAGAACCGTCCAAACACCACTTTAACATAAAGTGATTGGAGCGGAGGGAAGACTCCTGCGGGAACAGCACGAGTCTGAAGACCCCACAGTGAGCACATTAAGGATGGTCGACTAAGACCGTCCTTTGCGGACAACGTCGACATACCCCTTGCCGGGGCAAGGAGGATGAAGCCGTGCCCGCGGCTAGAAGACACTGTGAAAGTGTCCTTCTTGAACAGATGTCGCACTTGAGCTGTGATAAAGTTAAAGCGACTTCCCGCAGCGCAAATCACGATACTTTCATTGTGGTGGTTAGTTGCCAGAAGCAGCCATCCAAGTTTTCATTAGTTCGCATTTTGTGTCGACTATTTATGATAAAGGGGATTTGTTTACATATTTAATCAGGATTCGGCAAAAAGTATCAGTGAAAGGAAGTATGGCGTATGCGTGTATTTATTTTGACACTGATGCTTTTTCTGATGGCCTGTCAGCAGCAGGAGGATACCACACGAGATGTGGATATGTATAACTCATCTGGGGATATGATTGGTACAGCGAAATTATCGGAATCTCCAGAGGGTGTGAATGTTAAATTGAAGTTGGAAGGTCTGATTCCCGGTTTTCACGGAATCCATGTTCATGAATTTCCTAAATGTGAGGGTCCGGATTTTAAAAGCGCAGGGAATCATTTTAATCCTGAAGGCAAAGAACATGGGCTGTTGCATCCGGAAGGTCCACATTTAGGAGACTTGCCAAATATTGAGGCAGACAGTGGCGGATTGGTAGACGCTGAGCTTATGGTGAGTGGGGCAACGCTTCTTGACGGCAAGAAGTCTATCCTGCAAGGAGAGGGAACGTCACTGATTATACAGGAAGGGCCTGATGACGGCATGAGTCAGCCTGGTGGTGATGCAGGCGCACGAATTGTCTGTGGTGTTATTAAAACAGATGAAGAGGCTGGTGGTGAAGAAAGCCCCACAGACCCTACAGATTTCAATGAAGAACAAGAAGAGTAACGATGCTTAAAAAAGAGGGGTGTATGCCCCTCTTTTTAAAAGCGTCTATTAACCGCCTCCACCACTCGCGTGACGCCTTCTTCCAAAGTTTCATGCGGGCAGGCAATGTTCATGCGCATATATTGAGAGCCTTCTTCACCATATGCAGCCCCATTATTTAAACCAACTTTCGCTTCTTTAACAAGAAAGTCTTTAATTTCTTCATTTGTCATACCTAACTTACTGAAATCAATCCAAAGAAGATAAGTCCCCTCAGGCTCTAGAACGTTTAATTTGCCGTTTGTATCTTCTGTTAATCGTTTTATAACATAGGTCTTATGGGATTCCAAAGTCGTCATCAATTCGTCCAGCCATTTTTCACCGCACCGATAGGCCGCTTCAAGAGCAAAATTGCCCATTGTGTTCAACATTTTAAGCCCCTGTTTTTCAAAAGCTTCATCAAGCTGTTTGCGTTTGTCGTCATCTTCAGTAATTATGTAAGATGCTTGCAAACCAGCGAGATTGAATGTTTTTGAAGGGGACATACAGGTAATGGTCTGCTTTTTGATGTCATTTGACAAAGATGCAAGCGGGATATGTTTAAAGCCTGGATAAACCAAGTCACAATGAATTTCATCTGAAATCATTAGAACATCATATTCAAGACACAATTCAGCCATCCTTTGAAGTTCATCCTTTGTCCAGACACGGCCGACTGGGTTGTGAGGCGAGCACAAGATAAAAGCTTTAACCCCTTGCTTTAATTTATTTTCAAAATCCTCAAAGTCAATGGTGTAGTAACCATTTGTTTCAGTGAGTGGATTTTTAATCAATGTCCGGTCATGCTGTTCGATCACGCTGTAGAATGGTGTATAGACAGGAGATTGAATAAGGATGCTGTCTCCCGGTTCTGTAAACGTCTGAACTGCAATATGCAGGCTTGTTACCACGCCAGGACTAAAGGTTAACCATTCCCCCTGAATGTCCCAGTTATGCCTTTTGCTGATCCAATCTATAATGGCGGAGTGGATATCATTGTCAATGCTTGTATAACCATATACGCCATGATCGACCCGCTTTTGCAATGCTTGGGTCACGGCCTCAGGCGCTTTGAAATCCATGTCAGCCACCCACATTGGCAAGACGTCATCTGTTTCAAATAATAACTGAAGTGCGTCCCATTTGACCGAACGTGTGTTTTTGCGGTCAAGAAGTTGCTCAAACTGTCTCATCTTTAAACCTCCAAATATCAAATTAACTATATTATAACGTACAATCACCATTTACCATATGAATTGAGCTAACAGCTCGGGTATTTTATAATTTCCTAAGAAATAAAAAAAGACAAAGCGAGGGTTCGCTTTGTCCACAGGGGGAATACGAGAAAGTCTTACGTTATTAGTAT contains:
- a CDS encoding kinase-associated lipoprotein B: MAQVFNTGETVRAHQKSGTYIGKIIQDRGEQYLVEVLAVEKHPLQGDIHNYGQTEGVFFHERKALAPHEKMNVKKAAVHPYEGAIPDYGPSLKQAVEDLKNKLSKKDTPFNHKALQTLENLEQTVYHQLYYT
- a CDS encoding MalY/PatB family protein; this translates as MRQFEQLLDRKNTRSVKWDALQLLFETDDVLPMWVADMDFKAPEAVTQALQKRVDHGVYGYTSIDNDIHSAIIDWISKRHNWDIQGEWLTFSPGVVTSLHIAVQTFTEPGDSILIQSPVYTPFYSVIEQHDRTLIKNPLTETNGYYTIDFEDFENKLKQGVKAFILCSPHNPVGRVWTKDELQRMAELCLEYDVLMISDEIHCDLVYPGFKHIPLASLSNDIKKQTITCMSPSKTFNLAGLQASYIITEDDDKRKQLDEAFEKQGLKMLNTMGNFALEAAYRCGEKWLDELMTTLESHKTYVIKRLTEDTNGKLNVLEPEGTYLLWIDFSKLGMTNEEIKDFLVKEAKVGLNNGAAYGEEGSQYMRMNIACPHETLEEGVTRVVEAVNRRF
- a CDS encoding superoxide dismutase family protein; its protein translation is MRVFILTLMLFLMACQQQEDTTRDVDMYNSSGDMIGTAKLSESPEGVNVKLKLEGLIPGFHGIHVHEFPKCEGPDFKSAGNHFNPEGKEHGLLHPEGPHLGDLPNIEADSGGLVDAELMVSGATLLDGKKSILQGEGTSLIIQEGPDDGMSQPGGDAGARIVCGVIKTDEEAGGEESPTDPTDFNEEQEE